The Candidatus Zixiibacteriota bacterium region ATCAAAATTCACCGAGTGGATGAAACAGACGAGTGTCTATTTTACTTTATCAGATGTCGGCATAGGCAGTGAGAAGTTCGAAGTCATGGCTGACGATATCATACGTGTCAGCGGCTACGGCAAAGACTACATTGACAACGCGAGAAACCTCTACAAAGAGGACATCATCAAGATATTCGAAATGGCACGATAGTCTCATTGAGATGTACGGCCAAACCCCCGAGCGAGGTGCGAAGCGGCGTGGCGATCTCTTCTACTCAAGTGAACACAGGAGCTATGCTCCTGTGAATGCTGCAAGAGGAAGCGCAGAGGCACAGCCACTGCGCACACTATAATCAGCGTCATCGTGATGCATGGAGCTTCTGAAACAAGCGCAAAAGTCGGTATCCTGAACCACCTCGATCTACTTATTCTTCACCGCAAACAGCACTGCAAGTTCGATCAGGCTGAGCGCCACCAAAACCGCCGCGCGTGTCAGCGATTCACCGGCAGACATCGCTTTCACGAGCTTGAATCCGAAAAATCCGGCGACAAACAGGGTCGCAAATATAGCTACTCCCTGGCCCACCGCGACCCCCATGAACATCATGATCGAGCCCGCGATTATGATGATGCCGAGCACTCCACCTGAAATCAGCGACGGCAGACTGTCAGCCGCAACATAACCGGCGACACCGCCACCGGCGATTACAATACCGTAAATGAGAGTTATGATTGCCTTGATATACATGTGGTCTCCTTGCATTATGTGGTCGGCGTAGATTTTCGTGCGCCAACTCCGCGTGTCTCGCGTCGTCACCTGCGCCGTCGGGAATCCCTTCCTGACGGCTCTATGATAATCTAATCGGGCAGGAAAGGGTTCCTGCCCGCGCACCTACAGCGCTCTATATGATACTCGATGGAGTTGTCACCCCATCATCGCCTGACCTGCAAGCTGCCGTCCACTGTCTGTCAGGACAAGCTGACGATTATCTATAAAGACCAGCTTACCGCGCTCCATCTGACTGACGAGCTTATCGATAAATGTCCTGTCCCAATACACATGTTCATGCAAGGTATCAAAGCAATTCTCTGTCTCCGCTTCGGGTGTACTTTCATGATTGAGCAAGTGTATCGCGAGTGTAATCCTTGCAAATTCCCAGCGCTGCCGATGCCTACGGCGAGCTATCGCTACAATCCCCCTGTGAGGGGCTATTAGAAAAGTTATACCGAACGCAACTCCCGACATTGTCGCCATGCACCCCGCAATCGAGGCGTCGAGAACGTCGGCTAGCCAGTAGCCACTGACCGCGCTCGCTGCGCCGATTATCGCGCTGAGAAGTATCATTCGACCAAGCCTGTCTGTCAGAAGATATGCTGCAGCCGGAGGCGCGACCATAAGCGCGACCACCAGAATAGAGCCGACGGCATCGAATGCGCCAACTGCCGTCACGGAGACTATCGTCATCAAACCATAATGTATCAGCCCC contains the following coding sequences:
- a CDS encoding metal ABC transporter permease, with the protein product MTPFQLEIQITAVVVAVACALPGVFLVLRRMALMSDAISHSILLGIVLAFFVVQDLASPLLIIAATLTGVLTISLVELLNKTGLVREDAAIGLVFPALFSIGVILISRYAGDVHLDTDAVLRGELALVPFDRFSLFGFDLGPRAFALMLGILLLNILFITLFYKELKLATFDAALAAVLGFSPGLIHYGLMTIVSVTAVGAFDAVGSILVVALMVAPPAAAYLLTDRLGRMILLSAIIGAASAVSGYWLADVLDASIAGCMATMSGVAFGITFLIAPHRGIVAIARRRHRQRWEFARITLAIHLLNHESTPEAETENCFDTLHEHVYWDRTFIDKLVSQMERGKLVFIDNRQLVLTDSGRQLAGQAMMG